The sequence ATATtaaacactggacccagaacagatccctgtggaaccccacctgagacctccctccaatccaacATCACTCCATTAATAGtgactctttgtttgcagttgtttaaccaataatgtatccacttaatggtagttccgccaagcccgcatttctccagcttttattttattacaatgtcatgtgggactgtgtctaAACCTTGCTGatgtccaggtatattatgttcACGGCATTCCCCCATCTGCTAAATTAGTTAccatgtcaaagaaggaaatcaagctggtttggcatgatttgttcttggtaaatccatgctggctgctagtgattaccccttcatcctccaggtattcgcaaattgaatgttttatacattgcttcccaggtatcaaagtcaggctgactgatctatagttccccacctcctcctttcccccctttttaaagatgggcaccatgttagagcttctccagtcttctgggacctctcctgtcatccatgaattTGTAAATATTGTTGCCACTGACTCAGATTTCTTCAGCGAAATCCTTCAGTACCCTGAGGTGAATAGCATCTGGCCCCGCTGATttgaattaattcaaattggtcagaagatctctgacatgttctttacTTATTCCAGTCTGCATCCCTTACCCTTTAGTGTCTGTTAACTTCGCTAGTCGTCTGGTCacgttattttttgtgagaagactgaagcaaaacaggcattgagcaactctgccttcctatcatcttccattaccaattcaccttctccattgagcagcagACCCTCACCATATTAGTGGAACAGAAAAAGTCTTTCATCACCCATCATAAGATAGGATTacatctcttttttccccccaaatacagaatagaaCTATTTATTGGACACTTCtcttttttctgcattattattgataattctatcatttccatccAGAAATGGACCAATACCAGTGctgggattctttttgtttgtaataTACTTAAACTCCTTCTTATGATCCTTAAATCTACTAGCCATAGATCTCTCATGTTCTTTTGCTTCCTGTGAAGGCATAAGCAATACCATTCCTCTGGGGTCAGATGCCTACAGCTGGCTGACTGATTAGCCCAACCCGTGCACCTCGGGAAAGACCTGCAATTTTAACTAGCTGAACCTCATAAAAGCAGAAGCAGGAAATGGAAGGGGACTGCAATACTTAGCCAGAGGCTGGAGCAATTGCTGGGAGGAGTGGTGCCAAGAAACCAATGGACAGAAGGGAGATTGGGGAAAGTCCTGTTAACAAAACATCTCTGAGGTAAGAACCAGGAATTGTTGGGTTGATGAACTTGTGGGAAGAGGGACAGACTTGGAGAAAGGGACTCTCTCTTCAAAAAGTCTGTACAGGTTGAATCTCTGAAGCTTTGATCCTATTTCCACtaagaagtcttaaaaaaaacacccacagtAATTAATCTGCCTGGAAACTACCTTCCCTGGATTCTGTGAGAAGGCCCAGGCAGCATTTTCCCAGGGAGGGAATGGGCTCAGCTAGCATAAGCATGAGTCCAGCCAGAAGAGAACGCTGTAaggtagggcccaatcctgtatacttcctttatttttatttttattttttttttacaatttctaACTTATTTATATTAACAattaactttccctttcttccatttgttatgagggatggatggatggatggattcaggtttttttttgtttgttttttttttttgtttttgttttttttacagtggccTTCACCTCCCTTCTAAGCCAGGCTGGTCTTTTAACCAGCATGGCCTTCTTTCTCAGTTGTAGATTTTTGTATATATAgtaaagtatttttaaacaattccTATCgtaagatttttgtttaaattatttttcccagtagttgttttcagctttgtgaaactttttctttaaaaaaagcatCAAGTTTTTATATTGTAAATATAAAAAACTGGCTACAATTTTACAAGTGTGTATATATGATACTGGCCCTTCCTTGTTTTCTGCTAAAATAAATGTAAGCATTTTCCTACTGTCACTTGAAGTTACTGTTATAGGGATGTTATGTAAATGTGAATGGAAGGGAGTTCATACGAGACACTCTTTGAAGATGTGGCTCACATTATGAGAAAAGTTGAGAACCCTGAACTAGAGTATCTgtttatacagtagaacctcagagttatgaccACCAgtgttacaaactgaccagtcaaccacacaccataTTTAGAACTGGAAGaacacaggcagcagcagagacaaaaaaaaaaaaaaaaaaaaccaaagtaaggaaactgtttctgtgcttgtttcatttaaattaagatagttaaaaacagcatttttcttctccataataaagtttcaaagctgtattaagtcaatgatCAATTGAAACTTTTGAAACAACAGCACcaaaacgttttgttcagagttacaaactgtgacgaagcgggactgttcttaatgtttcctctgaatattgtgggggtgcctcagtttcccctaggcatttcttaagtacctagatggtgggataagggtgtatgatcattgcagagccctagagggcaggtgtgtgcaggggtctggacacagagaatggctgacaccctgtttcctggcaactgatggcctggcccttcccccctgcaaggtgagagctaaagggttggagaacaaaggaatcaggtgacctcctggcccgggaaagggccAAAGCCcagcggaggaggggctggagagagtttcagtttggggctggctagggacacggagtgaagggcagatgtggttgtctggctcactgccccccccaaatggacccagctgaggagtctggttctctgcacctacaagctctgttttagaccatgttcctgtcgtctaataaaccttctgttttactggctggctgagagtcacatctgactgcggagttggggggcaggaccctctggcttccccaggaccccgcctgggcagactcgctgtgggaagtgcacggaggggcagaggatgctgaatgctccgaggtcagacccaggaaggtggaagctgtgtgtcctgcagacagtctccTCACAGAAAGGaggcttccccagagtcctgactggctatgtagggagcagttccagagcatcacccagggactTCGTGACACAAacgtttcagagttatgaacaacctccattcccgaggtgtttgcaactctgaggttctattgtataaTCTCATCCAGGGCATACCATAAGTGCGAGGGAAGGCATCTGGATCAGTGTCCAATAGGCAGAGACACCAGGTCTTTTAGAGAAATTTTTGTATCCTCATTCTATAAAGATCTGGAAgcaaaattgaggcacagaagttTCAAAGAATCTTGTGATACTTCTGTCTAATTCTGTTCTACTCTATTCAGgtattcatgccacatacatcaTCGTACGTCTAAGAATATCCAACAAGGAGATACACAAGCAGATGAAAAATTTCAAGGATGTGTACACAAAAACAAGCAACACAATTCACAAAACATGGATTGGGTTTTGGAACCCCCTGTACTAGTCTCCAAAACAATTTGGAAGACTGCCAAGAAAGGCACTGTGGTAAGTGAAAAGTAGTGCTGAGACACCTGCTCTGCATGAGGCAGTATTATGGATATAGTTTAAGAATAGATTGAGTCCTCTATTTTACACTCTACTGATAAAATGTAGCCTCTGAATTTCATAGACCAATTCTTTATAGGACAAGTAAATATTCCCAAATACTTTGCTGGAAAAATGTTGAGTAACTTTTGCAGAGGAAATATTTCACGGAAGAAAaattagtctttttttaaaaatttgactcTGACAACCAACCTCCTCAGGTAACACATTATAGACCCAGAATCTGCATACTGTGGACACACAGACTGCTTACTGAGGGGTAACAGACTCTCCAGCTAATGTTTTCAATTCTGAGTATCACTGTGTACCAGAAAGACGACAAACTAAATccggaggaaagattaaaagagcaaTGTAGGTAGAAGCTCGGCAAAGCAGCAATTGAGGGGAGACAGAATAGTCTACAAACATGTAAACACTAATGAAGGGGAGGAGTTATCTAGCGTGGTACATGGGTTGTAACTTGGACTAACTGAATGAACTAAAAAGTGAAAATTAAGAATGAATATGAGGAAAAAGTCTTCCTGACAGTAAGGTTGTCATTATCATTTAAACATTTGTATGGCAATAGTGCCTACAGATATCAAACAGCTTGGGCCCCATGGTGTGCCTCTAGGCCTCAATGTTAAATGATGACGACGACCTTACTGTCAGGAAgactttttcctaatattcagccTTAATTTTCCCTTCTTATTTCATATACATATGCAAAGTGACAGTCTTTGGGGCAAGATGAACAGGTAGATAAGACAAACAAGGGGTTCAGACTGAGGTCTGGGGAGACGGGGTATGAAGTTGTGCAATAGTTTCCCAAAGAAAGAGAGGCATTGCTTGGAACTTCTAAAATTAGACTGGATCAAAGACTATGATGTGCTGAACTGGCCCTCAGGATACGGGCTGGACAAGTTGACAAGGTTTCCCCACCACTAATTTTTATGAGTCTATGTTTGAAAATCAAGCTTAATGGAAGTTATCTTAAAGTTAACAATGGAGTCACAACAATGATATATAAGAAGCGGCTGTAtgtttttacatttcaaatatcaGACTTGGATCTCATGGGTTTTAAGGAAAATTCTAAAGAGAGGCCCTAATGAAACATTAGGAATTTTACCGCCAACATTCCTAAAGgtgagagggggaaagagaactTACCAGTCTGTCTCTGTCATCCTGCAAGGAGGACAATGCCCTCTTCAGGCTCTGCACTTCTGCAGGGCTGGTGGAAGAGCTCACTGCTGTCTGCTGCTTCACTTCCTCCACCTTATGTGCTTTGTCCAATTCACTCAACAGACGGTCTCTCTCATCCTGCAGGCTTGCCATGGCCCTAGAGAAGGACTTTACCTGGCTGGAGGACTCCTCCAGTTCCAAAGACAAGCGGAGAAGCTCTTCCTCTTTGACTCTGAGCTGTCGGTTAAGTTCCTGAAGCTGAAATAACAGACCTTTTTTATCATCAGCATTCTTCAGGGCTGTCAGTTCAGACatcagagtgtctctctctctggcagtgGAGTGCTGCTCTTCCTGTAATTGAGCCATCTCCTTCTGGAGGCTCTGTACTAGACACTGCTGCTTCTCTAAGTCTGCAGAGTACTTCTTTCCCAGCACCTGAAGCTCTTCATTAGTTTGGTCCCAGCTATTCTGGAGAGAGCTCATGGACTTCCCAAAAGACTGAATTTGGGCTCTCAGATCTTTGTTGTCCTCTGTGACTGTAAGAAATTTCTGTTCCATTTCCATCAGGTCCCCTGCCAGCTCTGCTACCCTCTCTTCTGCTGTTTCAGTTTCATTCCGCATTACCCCTGCATCATGATGTAGATGCTTCAGTTCATTCTCAAGTTTGTCCTCAGCCTCTCCCACCTTCTTGGCTGCATTCCTTTGGACATGGACCAGTTCCTCCTCTAATTCTGCTACCCTCTTCTGTGAGAGAGCAAGCTTACCGCTCAGCTCTTGCACCTCCTTCTCCTGATCTTTTAATTGGGTCTCCAGCTCCACAATGAGTCTCCCTTCATGTAAAGCTGTCATCTCGCTCTGAATCTGAGACAGAGAGAATGTCATGTTCTCAATCTCTTTGGACATGCTTTGTTTGTCCTCTTTCAGGGCTTCCACACACTGCCTGAGATCTTCCACAGCATGTTCAGACTCCTTCAGATGCCCTTCTATGTTGACCTTTTCACTTTCCAGCACCTGGATTCGCTGAAGCTTTGTTTTGAGgagttgcttttgctgggaatcCTTTATTGAAATCACCTGGTTCAGGTCCTCCCTATACCGCACGAGTTCTGCATCCAGTTTGGCATTTTCAGAGTTGAGGTCATCCATCCGGCTATGGAAGCTTCGAATCTCCTCTTTGAGCTTGTTGTTCTCAGCAGCAGCCTCTTGAATCAACTGGTCTTTCTCCAGGATTATAACAAGATGACGCTCTTCCAGCTGTTTATAGTCTCTCAGCACATGGTCTCTGTCATCCTGCAGAGAAGACATGCATTTGGTGAAGGAAGCCAGCTGTGCCTTCTGCTGCTTATTTTCCTCTCTGGTTATCTTCATTGTTTCCATGAGATGATTAAGCTTGTCCagtgctttctctctctcattttccagggccactttctcttcttccttcttgCCCAGCCTGTCCTCCAGCTTTTTAACCTCTTCACCGTGTTGCTGCTGTAACTCAGATACAACAGTCATGACTGCCTCCTCCTTGGCAGACAGTAGACTGATAATCTTCTGATCTTTGGCACCAATTTCTTTGTGCAGCTTGTTTGTCAGGTCCTTGGAGGCCTGTAGGTCAGCCTCAAGCTGCTCACAGTTGAATTTACAGTTCTGGATACTGGCCTCTTGTTGCTTGACCAGGCTTTCCATTTCTTCTCTTGCTACCTCAGACTTAGTGAAGGAGTTGTGCAAATCAGCAAGCTGGTCTCTGAGGCACTTGATTTCTGCATCTAGCTTCTGCAGTTCATTTTGAGAGTCTCTATATAGTCTCTGATACTTTTCTAACTGAGACATGAGCCCTTTGTTTTCCTCCTGCAACATGTCAGACATCTTTTGATGCTGCTGAATCACTCTCTGAGACTCAGACTCCCAATCCTGTTTGTTGTGTTCCAGCCTGAAAAAACAGACAGTAAACTATTAAACAAATCTACAATGTATcccaatatcatagaatcatagaatatcagggttggaagggacctcaggaggtcatctagtccaaccccctgctcaaagcaggaccaatccccaatcaaatcatcccagccaaggctttgtcaagcctgaccttaaaaacttccaaggaaggagattctaccacctccctaggtaacgcattccagtgtttcaccaccctcctagtgaaaaggtttttcctaatatccaacctaatcctcccccactgcaacttgagaccattactccttgtcctgtcctcctctaccactgagaatagtctagaaccatcctctctggaaccacctctcaagtagttgaaagcagctatcaaatcccccctcattcttctcttctgcagactaaataatcccagttccctcagcctctcctcataagtcatgtgttccagacccctaaccatttttgttgcccttcgctggactctctccaatttatccacatccttcttgtagtgtggggcccaaaactggacacagtactccaaatttGTATCCCTTATAGTGGACTGCAAGATCTACCAGAGCTAAGGTTTAGAGTTTGACTAACTGCTCTAATATCCACAGTTACTTGGACTTCCTTGAAATCTGGTGCGCCTCATGGGAGCACATGAAAGCACCTCTATTACCTGCCCCCATTTGTGGGTGgtagggaagaggggaggggataGGAATTGGGGAGAGACACTGGGGAGGGGACATGGGGATGAGTGGCAAGGAGGCAGAGGAAGAATAGAGACGGGGTGCCTGTCAGGCCCACTTTCTCCTCTGTTGTGTGTGCTTGCACCAAGATCAGTGGTGCTGAAACAGTTTGTATAGTAGGggttctgagagccattgaaccaaattgtaaactggatatgatggaaaccacttcaagccagggggtgtggcagcacccctagttccagcacctatgaccaGGATCTTGGGGGGGTGGTTAGAGCAAATACTTCAGGGAAAGGTTTGTTTCTAAACAATTTTCTATTGGAATTTTTAACATCATGGTACATTTCTATTGTCCTTTGACTCTGCAATCCCcgcaccaaacaaacaaaaacaaaaaaaacaacctaaaatTTGGATCAAATTGGAATTGTTGAATTCTTGAAGGCATCATTTACTTGCTATCTTAGTAACTTAAAAATATAATCACTCTATGTAGCAGAACTTATTTTAAGTTTCATGTTAGTAGAGAGAGAGACTACAGATGCTTCCCTACTGACTACTGTCTGTTAAGGTGAATATAAATTTCAACCTGGCTTACAAAAAGAATATCTGCTGATAACTGAGAGATGGGAGGAAAGACCATAACACCAAAGTAACCACCACTCACTTTCATCTTCTCTTTACCTGGATACATGAATCTGTAGCTCCTCTATATGCATGGACATCTGCCTCATCTGATCCTTTAGAACAGCGCAGGTCTCCTCTCTAGCATGGATCTCCTCTTCCTTCTTTTGAATAGCCTCAGTGAACTTCTTCTCCCATTTTTTGGACTCATCTATCACTCGATCCCTATCATCCTGGAGGGAAGTCATGCTCCTGGTGAAGGCTGCAAGCTGGGCCAGGGTTTTGTTAAGGCTGCCTTGTAGCTGCTTGGCTTCTTGGTCCCTTCTGTACAAGGAATCTTGAATGTCTCTGACAGTCCCTTCcatataatctctctctctctgcaaagaTGCCAGCTTTTCCTCCATGTTATTTATCTCCTTTGAGTGCTTGTCTTTTTCTTGTTCCAGTCTTCTCTCAAAATCTTCATCCTTTCTCTTCATTTGAATTTTAACATGCTCTTTGTTTGCCTGCAGCTCCTCTTTCACTTTGAGGCTCTCTGCTAGAACCCTTGCTGTCTCGCTCTGAGTATCATCCAGTAATATTCTGCAGGAAGCCAGCTCTGCTTGTGCTTTCTTGGTGTCTTCACATGCTTTGGCTAAGTTCTCTTTGGCTGCTGCAAGTTCCTTTTGAGACTCACTTTGAACAAACTGCAGAGCTTTAACAGTTCTCTCTAGACTACTGATCTTCTCCTGGCTTTTAATACAGTCCTTCTGCAACTGCTTCACCTCCTGCTGTTTCTGTTTCAGCAGTTCCTGAAGCTCTTTTGCATGAGTTCTGCTGCCATCTCCCTTCCGAGCACATTTTAGTTTTTCTGCATATTCCTTCTGTGTGTctgcctctgcctcagttttctctctCACTAGCTGCCACTTCTCCTTCTCCAGCTCACTTACCATTCTTTGCAAGCTCTGGAGCTCAGATTTCAGTTGCTCATTTTTGGTTTGGAGGTCAGCCATGTCTTGTTGATAGTTTCCAATACTTCCATTAAGTTCTGCTAGCTGATTCATGAGCCTTTCCTCCAAGTCATCCTTCTCTGCCTCCAGCGTTTCCTTCAGCTTTGTCATTCTGACAAGTTGTTCTTCGATTTGTCTGTTAGTTAGTTCCATCTTGGCTACTGTTTCCTGAAGGGTGTTCAGTTcatggacttttgctgccacttGGCTCTCTAAGGCCTTTTTATCCTCTCCTAAGGTTTCAGCACTCCTACAGATGCTGCCTACTTGTTCTTCTGCAGCCATTCTATTCTCCTCCAGTTCTGTGATTCGCTCTGTGAGCTGAGCTATTTGCTGTAAGTAAGTATTAATTTCATCATGTGAGCTGCTaccttcatttaatttctcttctGCATCAGTTACAATGCCTGCTCTAAGAGGCTCTGGAGACTTTGCGCAGGGCCCTAAATCCACTTGATTGTCAGCCACTTCTAGAGGTAATGCTGCTGTGAGAATGGCTTGATTTGCTCCTTCCACTATAGTTTTTTGGACACCATGCTTGACTGCTGCCTCTAGGTTTTCCTTCAGCTTGGATTCTGTGCACTGTAATTGGTTCTTTAAGACTTGAACTTCTTGACTAAGAGAACCCTTTTCAGCCATTAATGCTTCAACTTTAATGGAAAGAGATTGGCAGTCCCTCCTAGAGCTCTCTAGTGCCTCTCTAAGACTAGTGCTTGTCAAGAGAGCCATATCTCCATCCCTGTTTAGGTCACTCTCTGTAGGGTGCAACTCTGCTCTCAGCCGTTCGTTCTCTTCCTCCAGTTCCAGGATCTTTTGTTGCTTGGATTTTGCAAACTTCctcattttttctttcattccctCCATCTCCTGCTCAGCCTCCTGCAGCTGCTTATCTACTTCTCTTTTCTTAGCCTCAGCACCTTTCAACTTGCTGAAAATGTCTTGCTTTTCCTGCCTGATAGTTTCCAGAACACGATGAATTCGCTCAGCCTCATTACTTACATTCTCATAGGACTGCAAGAGGGTTTCATATTCTTTCTGCAGCTCCTTATATTTCTCTTGCCACTCAGAACTCTCAGCAGCCTGCGAACATTTCAAGGATTCAATCTCCTTCTCTAGCTTCTCCTTCTCTTGAGTGATCCCCTCTAGAGCCAGCTTCAGGCTTTCACAAGAGCTATCAAGGTTCTGATTTTCCATTAAAGCTTTGTCAACTTCTGCaatgagtttctctctctcttcagtgaTACCTACTAATTTTTCTGATAAGGCATCTTTTTGCCTATCCCAATCACAGACCTGGCTCTCCACATCTGCCAACCTCAGAGAGAGATTTTCTATAGTCATTTTGGCAGTAGCCAGCTCCTCTTTTAGAGTCTTGCTCTCTTTAAGTGCCTCTTTTCTAGAGATGAGTGCAGCCTGCAGTTTTCTCTGCATTTGGTTCTTATATTTGGCTTCTTCAGCCCCCTCATCTGGTCTCTGCTGGACTTCAAGAAGCTCAGCTTTCAGTCGCTTGCTTTGTTCCTCATGCATACTAGTTTGTTTTTCCAGTTGACTGTGCAGAGTCTTGATCAAGTCGTCTTTTTCCAGGAAATCTCTCTGTACACGAGTAAGAGCCTTGCTTTTCTCTCTTAGCTGCAAGTTTAAGAGTTCAATTTCTTCATCCTTTTTGCTCATGAGATTTTTTAGCTCCTCTACTTCTTGTTTAAGTGCCTTCAGATTGTCCTGTCTGGAAATCTCTCCTTTACTTTTTTCCAGTTCTGCCTGAAGACTTGCTGCATGGGCTTCCACCTGGTGACAGGTGCTCTTCAGACCTTCCATCTCTGAGAGCAATTGTGCTATGTGCTCTTGTAGCTGAATGACTGCTTCTGATTTGCAAGCAAGATCACTTTCCAACTGACTGACTTTGAATTCTAGTTCATCTTTCTTGGTCTGCAGATTCTTGAGCTCTGCCTTAAACTCTTCTACAGAAACATCTGTCTCCTGTAAGAGGTTATTTGTCTTAGTATTTTCTACTTCCAGGCATGAAGACTCAATCCAGCCTTGGCTCCAGCCAGAATGCTGTACGTTTCCTACAAGCTGTTGCGTTACATCAAGTACAGACTCAGCTGACCTTTGGAAATGGATGCCTGGCAGAGAACGGCTCTCTGTACACTCACTCTGTGCTTGGAGTTGCCTGAGCTGATCTTGGATGCCTTCCTTCTCTTTGCTTTGCTTACCAAACTCTTCTTGTAGGAGATTGTAATCATCCTTCTGCTGTTTCAGCTGTTCTCTGTGGTGTCGATCTTTTTCTTGGGCCTTCTTTATAGTATCCTTACGGGAAGTCAGTGCTTCCTGAAGCTTCTTTTGAAGTTGCTCTTTTTCTTGTTCAAGGGCTGAGATTCTCTCTTTCAGGGCAGACTTATGGTGTTCTTCaaaccctgcagcagctggactGTCCACCTCATCCTCTTTAGAAGCAGCTGGGTCAGAACCTTCCAAGTGCTTACTGGCTGTGATAAGTTTCTGGATGGCTGACTGGCTTTCCATAATTTCAGCCTTCTTTGAATCAATTAGGTTGGTCTTATCCTGCAAACTTTTCTTCATCTCCTCAATCAGAGCCTGCAACTGTGCTTCAGCTGCTTCTTTCTCCGACAAGTCCTTCTGGATGCTCTGCAACTCAGCTTCCCTTTCAGAAAGCAACTGCATGAGACACATCTCCCTGGCTTGGCTTTCAGGAGTCACGTCTCCCTCTGCATTTAGGCCACTTGCTGTAGTTTCTTCCACTTCAGCTTTCTGAGCTTCTGCCCCAAATGTCCCTCTCACTTGCACCAGCTCATTCTCTAGCTTGTTGACCTTCTTCAGAAGTTCCTTCCTGTTGATGAGAGCTGCCTGCAGCTTCCGCTtcacttgctcattttcttttttgagaCGCTCCAGTTCACTTCCTAGCACCTCTCTCTCCTTACACACTGCTGCCACCATCTCACTCTGCTGCTCAGACCCCTTGCATTTCAGACACAAGTCTTCTACTTCTCCTGTTTGTCCCATGTGCTGGTCTCTTATCTCTTCAGTTTTCAGCAATAGGCTCATCTGCTCTTTAAGGCTCTTTAGCTCACTCCCCAGAGCAAATTTCTCTTCATTCAGCTGGACTATTTTCTCAGACATTGTGATGCTGATTTCCGTCACCTGCTGATCCCTCTCCAGTAAAGTTTGCTGGAGGTTCTCATTATCCCCAGTCCGTTCAGCAAGAACCTGTTCTAGCCTTGCTGTGTCAAGCTCCTTTGAGACAATGCCTTGGGTAAGCTCCTCTATCTTGACTGTGttcttcctcagatgttcttgcaGATCAAGCACTTCACA is a genomic window of Natator depressus isolate rNatDep1 chromosome 1, rNatDep2.hap1, whole genome shotgun sequence containing:
- the GOLGB1 gene encoding golgin subfamily B member 1 isoform X2, giving the protein MLSRLSGLANTVLQELSGDGSDAQVESSATVSEPGMESREEMPKDILERLAHTEQLAVQLKDLVREKDAQLQQKEVELKEEREAADAKLKKLKLQAKAKLVALNKRIEELTEQGSVLPAKSLPEEQLHHRKLQNNQRTNEEQREEAEALRKKLQEQEDTVRNLMEQLTATRESLTDTQTKQAAQLSCLEEVIREKDALLEEQVHQHHAELHQVVARSDLEAEMQQNLRTLQRKLEEQEAALLGRTQVVELLQQELHGAEEQNKTLLDQCQRMEAELSSLKNMLDAEREESRSLVEKMELELAEKKLSFHRLQEEVQYLSEQLEQAGRTRAELESECRAQDQKHKLEVEEQKLHITYLQMAEQELRSSHDRLIAQNDQLLRDIDRLLVQSTENSATIQHLQDELTQKSEEFVHCQTELKLLKSEPVMQVSQSEEQPVSEQDEIPLQKNVVEQEDEKRTLLLPTAGLEGLKAENETLCSQHTLLEYQHEAVMSMEDSNQTDSTGTDSKLLDLLTQEGPSCSGYCSSDGHSATLVNNEPQSPQPSEDTMVLTQTSTDETPRSSCGQSAEESGPAGILEYLSAEKHKELSVLLLELREAQEEIIFLKGQLLDPGNQTPAMNLAEEEINLMGGRFQPRFLEGEGQKTSSIQSELSSCSLTVEEVQKTSVLQEETNSFPGVPMEHITHSGGEMEAVQGLRGALSAATTELDLSQPQELTPLQIKIMELQTSLQKSEELYKKDSDEKVAEINRLTQLAEECRKNAENSNSALHVLTEERDQLLSQMKELCTITELKEQVKKLEGNLMDSEKQRLSDYESRTIQHSLLKEQIQSLKNEYKSKEIKIEALQKDLDEAQLQLSKQDALAKSLRNQLQKTECEVLDLQEHLRKNTVKIEELTQGIVSKELDTARLEQVLAERTGDNENLQQTLLERDQQVTEISITMSEKIVQLNEEKFALGSELKSLKEQMSLLLKTEEIRDQHMGQTGEVEDLCLKCKGSEQQSEMVAAVCKEREVLGSELERLKKENEQVKRKLQAALINRKELLKKVNKLENELVQVRGTFGAEAQKAEVEETTASGLNAEGDVTPESQAREMCLMQLLSEREAELQSIQKDLSEKEAAEAQLQALIEEMKKSLQDKTNLIDSKKAEIMESQSAIQKLITASKHLEGSDPAASKEDEVDSPAAAGFEEHHKSALKERISALEQEKEQLQKKLQEALTSRKDTIKKAQEKDRHHREQLKQQKDDYNLLQEEFGKQSKEKEGIQDQLRQLQAQSECTESRSLPGIHFQRSAESVLDVTQQLVGNVQHSGWSQGWIESSCLEVENTKTNNLLQETDVSVEEFKAELKNLQTKKDELEFKVSQLESDLACKSEAVIQLQEHIAQLLSEMEGLKSTCHQVEAHAASLQAELEKSKGEISRQDNLKALKQEVEELKNLMSKKDEEIELLNLQLREKSKALTRVQRDFLEKDDLIKTLHSQLEKQTSMHEEQSKRLKAELLEVQQRPDEGAEEAKYKNQMQRKLQAALISRKEALKESKTLKEELATAKMTIENLSLRLADVESQVCDWDRQKDALSEKLVGITEEREKLIAEVDKALMENQNLDSSCESLKLALEGITQEKEKLEKEIESLKCSQAAESSEWQEKYKELQKEYETLLQSYENVSNEAERIHRVLETIRQEKQDIFSKLKGAEAKKREVDKQLQEAEQEMEGMKEKMRKFAKSKQQKILELEEENERLRAELHPTESDLNRDGDMALLTSTSLREALESSRRDCQSLSIKVEALMAEKGSLSQEVQVLKNQLQCTESKLKENLEAAVKHGVQKTIVEGANQAILTAALPLEVADNQVDLGPCAKSPEPLRAGIVTDAEEKLNEGSSSHDEINTYLQQIAQLTERITELEENRMAAEEQVGSICRSAETLGEDKKALESQVAAKVHELNTLQETVAKMELTNRQIEEQLVRMTKLKETLEAEKDDLEERLMNQLAELNGSIGNYQQDMADLQTKNEQLKSELQSLQRMVSELEKEKWQLVREKTEAEADTQKEYAEKLKCARKGDGSRTHAKELQELLKQKQQEVKQLQKDCIKSQEKISSLERTVKALQFVQSESQKELAAAKENLAKACEDTKKAQAELASCRILLDDTQSETARVLAESLKVKEELQANKEHVKIQMKRKDEDFERRLEQEKDKHSKEINNMEEKLASLQRERDYMEGTVRDIQDSLYRRDQEAKQLQGSLNKTLAQLAAFTRSMTSLQDDRDRVIDESKKWEKKFTEAIQKKEEEIHAREETCAVLKDQMRQMSMHIEELQIHVSRLEHNKQDWESESQRVIQQHQKMSDMLQEENKGLMSQLEKYQRLYRDSQNELQKLDAEIKCLRDQLADLHNSFTKSEVAREEMESLVKQQEASIQNCKFNCEQLEADLQASKDLTNKLHKEIGAKDQKIISLLSAKEEAVMTVVSELQQQHGEEVKKLEDRLGKKEEEKVALENEREKALDKLNHLMETMKITREENKQQKAQLASFTKCMSSLQDDRDHVLRDYKQLEERHLVIILEKDQLIQEAAAENNKLKEEIRSFHSRMDDLNSENAKLDAELVRYREDLNQVISIKDSQQKQLLKTKLQRIQVLESEKVNIEGHLKESEHAVEDLRQCVEALKEDKQSMSKEIENMTFSLSQIQSEMTALHEGRLIVELETQLKDQEKEVQELSGKLALSQKRVAELEEELVHVQRNAAKKVGEAEDKLENELKHLHHDAGVMRNETETAEERVAELAGDLMEMEQKFLTVTEDNKDLRAQIQSFGKSMSSLQNSWDQTNEELQVLGKKYSADLEKQQCLVQSLQKEMAQLQEEQHSTARERDTLMSELTALKNADDKKGLLFQLQELNRQLRVKEEELLRLSLELEESSSQVKSFSRAMASLQDERDRLLSELDKAHKVEEVKQQTAVSSSTSPAEVQSLKRALSSLQDDRDRLLTELKNLQQQYLQIGMETAEISHLKTRLQEYQLEADKQHCLQEQLRQDSISCQQELHQLRQEKTTWEMQNKREKEQYLMALADKDQQLSHLQRIVQDCVKSPLSKTQVIEEQYERQTSPETPSSSETLGGDPSSLESETDHLRVQLGDSLKELHQKELRIQQLNSKLSQIFEEKNALSIQLRGSSQNLRESHQHCREVLNRCMALERQLQELQSPNKDMRSLVTDAAPGAPQEKNELQRECYTPELQELQLRLSEAKHLHSSTKQDLRRLEEQLHEERDQRLAAEEAFSAAQDQIRRLESSEWASALGSSIDLSPPHEHSLLIDPMDSSFSKTRSNSGLWRQLRFLFCSRTRLPLLVTVYLLMLHILLFLCFTGRL